A single genomic interval of Oncorhynchus gorbuscha isolate QuinsamMale2020 ecotype Even-year linkage group LG25, OgorEven_v1.0, whole genome shotgun sequence harbors:
- the rwdd gene encoding RWD domain-containing protein 4 gives MTANEDQEMELEALRSIYEGDECFKEVSPVSFQFRIGEQEDSKAFILDISWPEMYPETAPEISLDGFFNKKISSETKQLIISGLEEQVEANLGTAMMYTLFEWAKDNQEALMENHQAVVTAVTLTSNSDLNAPAKKKEKKEQLTKSQKRKITCRTDNKGELPRGWDWVDVIKHLSRTGGKEED, from the exons atgACTGCCAACGAGGATCAAGAG ATGGAGTTAGAAGCCCTCCGTTCGATATACGAGGGGGACGAGTGCTTCAAGGAAGTCAGCCCGGTTTCATTTCAGTTTAGG ATAGGAGAACAGGAGGACTCCAAAGCGTTCATTCTGGATATTTCATGGCCTGAGATGTATCCTGAAACGGCACCTGAAATTTCTCTAGATGGCTTTTTCAACAAAAAAAT ATCTTCAGAGACCAAGCAGCTGATCATCTCTGGGTTAGAGGAGCAGGTGGAGGCCAACCTGGGCACTGCCATGATGTACACCCTGTTCGAGTGGGCCAAAGACAACCAGGAAGCGCTGATGGAGAACCACCAAGCTGTGGTCACTGCCGTG ACACTGACATCCAACAGTGACCTCAACGCCCCAgccaagaagaaggagaagaaggaacaGCTGACCAAATCACAGAAGAGGAAGATCACATGTAGAACTG ATAACAAGGGGGAGCTCCCCAGAGGCTGGGACTGGGTCGACGTCATCAAG CAT TTGAGCAGAACAGGCGGTAAAGAGGAAGACTAG